One Phaseolus vulgaris cultivar G19833 chromosome 2, P. vulgaris v2.0, whole genome shotgun sequence DNA window includes the following coding sequences:
- the LOC137811284 gene encoding glycine-rich domain-containing protein 1 — protein sequence MDAKQEKAWNEAQKIPLSVDLLVVAKRQLQFLAAVDRNRHLYDGPALERAIYRYNACWLPLLAKHSESKIFEGPLVVPLDCEWVWHCHRLNPVRYKTDCEELYGRVLDNFGVVSSVEGVCGRQTEEIWNQLYPDELFNADLINILPGDISERISRLEKYTKYDLISAAKRQSPFFYQVSRPHMKNDLFIKESVARYRGFLYLIKKNKEEGIKRFCVPTYDIDLIWHSHQLHPVSYCKDLSEALGKVLEHDDTDADRTKGKKLDVGFSGTTKQWEVTFGTRYWKAGAMYRGNAPSPITNNPLSSNITFKKVVSSNECPQEISLPDRKVMEVLLEFVGVKNLPEGQEGDIFVLFSKSQPDAFFGAKRRLTILSQSREKQVASFQCEPTGELLFELTSYSSLRKSTKTIASASFSVKDYLDPVSKLHVEKWFELVPSSGTVSSKPILLRVAISFSVPVPAPYKLQMTLSRPSSKNECLFNPSVRSEHANSWTHVTDENGNRIMRLKMRDLENAKNIGNPGTKVVGLMKSGETRTLAEFIENGWSVLENLWFFHLPHKCTNDGHLFELTGAKTLKFFPGRKLEYELGHHGKRRNEMDFLTAIEFSVEEPYGKAMALLDLRFKHVTAKEKWMVLPAIILAFIAANVMKKEEYEGAIANSKDLKVNERAVLNRMGLSSNVCSEEDGISKKSGLSSGSCGSGCGGGCGSGCGNAVESGGCGGCGAGGCGGGCGNMLKSGGCGGCGAGGCGTIIKSGGCGGCGGGGCGGGCGNMIKSGGCGGCGGGCGGCGGGCGGAGGYMSKGGGCEDISGIDGHLKEELKYVNEEAVTA from the exons ATGGAtgcaaaacaagaaaaggcaTGGAATGAAGCTCAGAAGATTCCATTAAGCGTGGATCTTTTAGTTGTAGCAAAAAGGCAGCTTCAGTTCCTTGCAGCTGTTGACAGGAACCGTCACCTCTATGATGGCCCTGCCCTTGAGAGGGCTATTTATAG GTACAATGCTTGTTGGCTTCCCTTGCTTGCCAAACATTCTGAGTCTAAGATTTTTGAAGGACCTTTGGTAGTTCCTCTTGACTGTGAATGGGTCTGGCACTGTCACAGACTCAACCCG GTAAGATACAAAACTGACTGTGAGGAGCTTTATGGACGGGTACTTGACAACTTTGGTGTTGTCTCCAGTGTAGAAGGAGTTTGTGGCAGGCAAACTGAAGAAATCTGGAATCAACTGTACCCTGATGAGCTCTTCAATGCTGATTTGATTAATATTCTCCCAGGGGATATCTCTGAAAGGATTTCTAGGCTTGAAAAGTACACCAAGTATGATCTGATTTCAGCTGCTAAAAGGCAGAGTCCATTCTTTTACCAG GTATCAAGACCCCACATGAAAAATGATCTCTTTATCAAGGAATCTGTGGCCAGATACAGAGGGTTTCTGTATCTTatcaagaaaaacaaagaagagGGTATAAAACGCTTTTGTGTTCCAACATATGATATTGACCTAATCTGGCACTCTCATCAGTTACACCCAGTTTCTTATTGTAAAGACCTCAGTGAAGCACTTGGAAAAGTATTGGAACATGACGATACAGACGCAGACAGAACTAAAGGCAAGAAACTGGATGTTGGTTTTTCTGGAACCACCAAACAGTGGGAAGTCACATTTGGTACAAGATATTGGAAGGCTGGAGCAATGTATAGGGGTAATGCACCATCTCCTATAACAAATAACCCTCTTTCATCTAACATTACTTTCAAGAAGGTTGTTTCTTCAAATGAGTGCCCACAAGAAATTTCACTACCAGATCGGAAAGTTATGGAG GTTCTCTTGGAGTTCGTTGGGGTTAAAAACTTACCAGAAGGCCAGGAAGGAGAtatctttgttttattttccaAATCACAGCCTGATGCATTCTTTGGTGCTAAAAGAAGACTGACTATTTTATCACAATCTAGAGAGAAACAGGTTGCATCTTTCCAGTGTGAACCTACGGGAGAGCTGCTTTTTGAACTCACGTCCTATTCTTCTCTAAGAAAATCAACAAAGACAATCGCTTCAGCTTCTTTCTCTGTAAAAGATTATCTTGACCCAGTTTCAAAACTCCATGTTGAGAAATGGTTTGAGTTGGTACCAAGTTCTGGTACTGTGAGCTCAAAGCCCATCTTGTTACGAGTAGCCATCTCATTTTCTGTCCCAGTTCCTGCCCCATATAAACTCCAAATGACTCTGTCTCGTCCATCTTCCAAAAACGAATGCCTCTTTAACCCTTCTGTTAGATCTGAACATGCTAATAGCTGGACTCATGTCACTGATGAAAATGGAAACAGGATCATGCGCCTTAAAATGAG GGATTTGGAGAATGCAAAGAACATAGGAAACCCTGGAACGAAGGTTGTTGGCCTCATGAAGTCCGGCGAAACTCGCACTCTAGCTGAGTTTATTGAAAATGGGTGGTCTGTTTTGGAGAATCTGTGGTTCTTCCACCTTCCACACAAATGCACAAACGATGGCCATCTCTTTGAGCTTACTGGTGCCAAGACT TTGAAATTTTTTCCTGGAAGAAAACTAGAGTATGAACTGGGACACCATGGAAAACGGAGAAATGAAATGGACTTCCTGACAGCAATTGAATTCTCCGTAGAAGAGCCTTATGGCAAAGCAATGGCATTGCTGGACTTGAGATTTAAACATGTCACG GCAAAGGAAAAGTGGATGGTGCTGCCCGCAATCATTTTGGCTTTTATTGCTGCTAATGTAATGAAAAAGGAAGAATATGAAGGCGCCATTGCTAACAGTAAAGATTTGAAGGTGAATGAAAGGGCAGTCTTGAACAGAATGGGGCTGAGTTCTAATGTGTGCAGTGAAGAGGATGGTATATCTAAGAAGTCTGGACTCTCCAGTGGAAGCTGTGGCAGTGGCTGTGGCGGTGGCTGTGGGAGTGGCTGTGGGAATGCAGTGGAAAGTGGTGGCTGCGGGGGCTGTGGTGCTGGTGGTTGTGGCGGAGGCTGTGGAAATATGCTTAAGAGTGGTGGTTGCGGCGGTTGTGGTGCTGGTGGCTGTGGAACTATAATTAAGAGTGGTGGCTGCGGCGgttgtggtggtggtggttgtGGGGGAGGCTGTGGAAATATGATTAAGAGTGGTGGCTGCGGCGGTTGTGGTGGTGGTTGTGGCGGTTGTGGTGGAGGCTGTGGAGGAGCGGGCGGATATATGTCGAAGGGTGGTGGTTGTGAGGACATAAGTGGTATCGATGGACATTTGAAGGAGGAGCTAAAGTACGTGAACGAAGAAGCAGTTACTGCATGA
- the LOC137811285 gene encoding uncharacterized protein At4g37920, whose translation MNNLNMKGYFNSTTSFTPFNSNLSPSYPASPSSYTASKFSPSFISQRQNLKVQNFKPHVIICTSLSSHQASSASTAQAEEQEVEIANGYNMTQFCDKIIDFFLNEKTKSKEWKGYLIFREEWRKYKDRFYSRCQRRADLENDPIMKDKFISLQRKVKKIDDEMEGHCELLKEIQDSPTDINAIVARRRRDFTGEFFHYLSLISETYDSLEDRDGISRLGSRCLSAVSAYDNTLEVVETLDAAQTKFDDILNSPSIDVACQKIKSLAKAKELDSSLILLISSAWAKAKESTTMKNEVKDIMYQLYKATKSSLRSITPKEIKLLKHLLNIIDPEERFSALATAFSPGNENEAKDPNALYTTPKELHKWIKIMLDAYHLNKEETDLREARQMTDPIVIQRLFILKDTIEQEYMPKDTAEKSETKDDSKPVEF comes from the exons ATGAACAACCTTAACATGAAAGGGTACTTCAACAGCACCACCTCCTTCACCCCTTTCAACAGTAACCTCTCCCCAAGTTACCCCGCATCTCCTTCCTCCTATACTGCTTCAAAGTTCTCCCCTTCCTTCATAAGCCAAAGACAAAaccttaaagttcagaatttcAAACCCCATGTCATTATATGCACTTCTCTGTCCA GTCATCAGGCTAGCAGTGCTTCCACGGCTCAAGCTGAGGAGCAAGAGGTTGAAATCGCAAATGGTTACAATATGACTCAATTTTGTGACAAAATCATAGATTTCTTTTTGAATGAGAAAACCAAATCAAAAGAATGGAAGGGGTACTTGATATTCAGAGAGGAATGGAGAAAATACAAGGATAGATTCTACAGTAGGTGCCAAAGAAGGGCCGATTTGGAGAATGACCCAATTATGAAGGACAAATTTATTTCATTGCAAAGAAAAGTGAAGAAG ATTGATGATGAAATGGAAGGACACTGTGAACTCCTCAAGGAAATACAAGATAGTCCAACAGACATCAATGCCATAGTTGCACGACGGCGTAGAGACTTTACAGGAGAATTCTTCCACTACCTCTCTCTTATTTCAGAAACGTATGACAGCTTGGAAGATCGTGATG GAATTTCCAGGCTGGGGAGTAGATGTTTGTCAGCTGTCAGTGCATATGATAATACTCTAGAGGTTGTGGAGACGTTAGATGCTGCACAGACCAAATTTGATGATATCCTCAATTCTCCTTCTATTGATGTTGCTTGTCAGAAGATCAAAAGTCTTGCAAAGGCAAAGGAACTTGATTCTTCATTGATATTGTTGATAAGCAGTGCTTGGGCTAAAGCAAAAGAATCTACAACGATGAAGAATGAG GTGAAAGATATAATGTATCAATTGTACAAGGCCACAAAGAGCAGCCTAAGGAGTATTACTCCAAAGGAAATAAAGCTACTCAAGCATTTGTTAAACATCATAGATCCTGAGGAGCGATTCTCTGCATTGGCAACGGCTTTCTCCCCTGGTAATGAAAATGAAGCCAAAGACCCTAATGCTCTATACAC CACCCCAAAGGAGCTGCACAAGTGGATTAAGATCATGCTTGATGCGTATCATCTGAACAAGGAAGAAACAGATTTGAGAGAAGCAAGGCAGATGACTGACCCTATTGTAATTCAGAGGTTGTTTATCCTCAAAGATACTATTGAACAAGAATATATGCCAAAAGATACAGCTGAGAAGTCTGAGACTAAAGATGACTCTAAACCAGTAGAGTTTTAA